From Salvia splendens isolate huo1 chromosome 3, SspV2, whole genome shotgun sequence, a single genomic window includes:
- the LOC121795679 gene encoding uncharacterized protein LOC121795679, producing the protein MLTSGGSCRAGEVAMVQNRSNTASRDLLDLYRRCHQIGKNFLNARCNTCRGSTTLAACLGCKNNFCDCADHLSEHITENQIHQQFYSYKLNCLVKCCKSTCLVTSIKDLLACHYCFDKAFDKFYDMYSATWKPAGLSIIGNSICCEDHFEWHRMNCLNANVEDNAYILKNKNVRDKKCAQLRDFMF; encoded by the exons ATGTTGACATCTGGTGGATCCTGTCGAGCAGGCGAG GTTGCTATGGTACAAAACAGATCCAATACAGCATCGAGAGATCTTCTTGATTTGTACAGAAG ATGCCACCAAATTGGGAAGAATTTCTTGAATGCAAGGTGTAACACATGTCGTGGATCAACCACTTTGGCTGCTTGTCTAGGCTGTAAGAATAACTTTTGTGATTG TGCAGATCATCTGAGTGAACACATCACGGAAAATCAAATACATCAACAATTTTATTCGTATAAACTTAACTGTCTG GTTAAATGTTGTAAGTCGACTTGCCTGGTGACTAGTATCAAGGATCTCTTAGCTTGTCATTATTGTTTTGATAAAgcttttgacaagttctatgATATGTACTCCGCAACGTG GAAACCTGCTGGACTATCAATCATTGGGAATTCTATCTGCTGTGAAGATCACTTTGAGTG GCATCGGATGAACTGTTTGAACGCAAATGTAGAAGATAACGCCTATATTTTAAAGAATAAAAACGTCAGGGACAAGAAATGCGCGCAGCTGCGCGACTTTATGTTTTGA